The stretch of DNA AGGAGGAACAGCTGCGTAGACTGAAGGCAGACGCCGGTTCGCAAGACAAGGAAATGCGGCAGAACCGCAATCTGCTGGCGACGGTTGAGCAGGACCTGGCGACCAATGCCGCGGAAGCCGTCAAGCAGCAGGAAGATCTGAACACATATCGTCTGAAGAAAGAAGAAGCGGCGGAGAAGCTGGATTACGCCCGTGCGGAACGTACGTCCCTAACCCGAAAGCTGGAGCTGGAGGAAGGCGAGACGAAAGAGCAGCGTCAGGCGCTAAAAGCGGTGGATGACCGGCTGCGTGCGACCGAGGTTTCCGTCGGCAGGCTCGACGTTGAGCTTGACAACATCCTGCGCAAGCTGAGCGATGATTACGAGCTGAGCTACGAGCTGGCCAAGCAGCGCTATCCCGTCCCGGAGGATGTCCCTGCAGCGCAGGCTGAAGTACAGAAGCTCAGACGGAGCATTTCCGCGCTCGGCGAGGTGAATCTGGGAGCCGTAGAGGAATACCAGCGGGTGAATGAGCGCTATACATTCCTCAGCGAGCAGAAGGATGATCTCGTTGAAGCGAAGACTACGCTGTATCAAGTCATCCGCGAGATGGAGGATGAGATGTCCAAGCGGTTCAAGCAGACGTTCGATGCCATTCGGAGAGAATTTGGCACGGTCTTCACCAAGCTGTTCGGCGGAGGCCGAGCCGATCTGCTGCTGCTGGACCCGGACCATCTGCTGGATACCGGCATCGATATCGTCGCCCAGCCTCCGGGCAAGAAGCTGCAAAATCTGCAGCTGCTGTCCGGTGGAGAACGCGCGCTGACCGCGATGGCGCTGCTGTTCGCTATCCTGCAGGTAAAGCCGGTTCCGTTCTGCGTGCTGGATGAGGTGGAGGCGGCGCTGGACGAGGCGAATGTCGTAAGGTTTGCCCAGTACCTCCGCGAATTCTCGGAGCAGACCCAGTTCATCGTGGTGACACACCGCAAAGGGACGATGGAAGAAGCGGATGTGCTCTATGGAGTAACGATGGAAGAGGGCGGGGTTTCCAAGCTGGTTTCCGTGCGTCTGGAAGATGAAGAAGCGGAGATCGCTTAATTTGGCAGCTTGCCATTAATAACTGAACGGAGGAACAAGAAGTGAGCTTTTTCAAGAAATTAAGAGAAAGTATTGCCGGCAAAACGGAAAGCGTAACGAAGCAGTTCCGGGAAGGTCTGGAGAAGACCCGCAAAGGGTTTGTAGAGAAAGTATCCGATCTGATTATCCGCCGCAAAAAAATCGATGAGGAGTTCTACGAGGAGCTGGAAGAAATTCTGATCGGCGCCGACGTTGGCGTAAGCACGGTCATGACGCTGGTCGAGGAACTCCGCGCCGAAGTGAAGAAGGAGCGTATTGAGGATGCCGCCGAACTGCAGCCGATTCTCTCCCGCAAGCTGATGGAGCTGCTGCGCAGTGACGATGACAACCGCCTTAATGAGAATCCGGACGGCATTACGGTTATTCTGTTCGTCGGCGTCAACGGCGTCGGCAAGACGACGACGATCGGCAAGCTGGCGCACCGCTATAAGCAGGAGGGCAAAAAAGTGCTGTTAGCCGCTGGTGATACGTTCCGTGCGGGTGCCATCGAACAGCTTGAGGTATGGGGACAGCGGGCAGGCGTGGATGTGATCAAGCAGAACCCGGGCTCCGATCCCGCTGCGGTGATGTATGATGCGGTTCAGGCCGCCAAGCAGCGCGCCGTCGATGTGCTGATCTGTGACACGGCGGGACGGCTGCAGAACAAGAGCAATCTGATGGAAGAGCTGGCCAAAATATTCCGTGTGATCCAGCGCGAGATTCCGGGCGCGCCGCATGAAGTGCTGATGGTGCTCGACGCGACGACTGGACAGAACGCGCTTGCGCAGGCCAAGCTGTTCGGCGAGAAGAGCGGCGTGACAGGGCTTGTCCTCACCAAACTGGACGGAACGGCTAAAGGCGGCATCGTTGTGGCGATCCGCCAGGAGTTGAACATTCCAGTAAAGCTGGTCGGACTTGGCGAGAAAATGGAGGATCTGCAGCCGTTCGATTCCGAACAATTCGTTCACGCTCTGTTCGCCGGTATGATTATCGATGAGAAGGATGAAGAGATTTCGGGTGATTGAGCTTACGTC from Paenibacillus sophorae encodes:
- the ftsY gene encoding signal recognition particle-docking protein FtsY is translated as MSFFKKLRESIAGKTESVTKQFREGLEKTRKGFVEKVSDLIIRRKKIDEEFYEELEEILIGADVGVSTVMTLVEELRAEVKKERIEDAAELQPILSRKLMELLRSDDDNRLNENPDGITVILFVGVNGVGKTTTIGKLAHRYKQEGKKVLLAAGDTFRAGAIEQLEVWGQRAGVDVIKQNPGSDPAAVMYDAVQAAKQRAVDVLICDTAGRLQNKSNLMEELAKIFRVIQREIPGAPHEVLMVLDATTGQNALAQAKLFGEKSGVTGLVLTKLDGTAKGGIVVAIRQELNIPVKLVGLGEKMEDLQPFDSEQFVHALFAGMIIDEKDEEISGD